The following coding sequences lie in one Halogeometricum rufum genomic window:
- a CDS encoding metallophosphoesterase → MDDVTYRDRAVYLPAAETLVVADLHVGRAEASDVAFPLGEGTDLRERLAALVGTFDPGAVVFAGDVLHRFDTATAAAESGLADLVRVCREAGAEPVLVRGNHDTVLETVWDGDVFDEYVVGSAGDAGDSGVVVCHGHADPEADASLYVVGHLHPAITIEGRRRPCYLYGDAAHRGADVLVLPAFTRLAAGVPVNGMRGETRSPLVDDVDAFRPLVYDEDAEETLSFPPLGEFRRML, encoded by the coding sequence GTGGACGACGTGACCTACCGCGACAGGGCGGTGTACCTCCCCGCGGCGGAGACGCTCGTCGTCGCGGACCTGCACGTCGGCCGCGCCGAAGCCTCCGACGTGGCGTTCCCCCTCGGCGAGGGCACCGACCTCCGGGAGCGACTCGCCGCGCTGGTCGGTACGTTCGACCCCGGGGCAGTCGTGTTCGCGGGCGACGTGCTCCACCGGTTCGACACGGCCACCGCCGCCGCCGAGTCGGGACTGGCCGACCTCGTGCGCGTCTGCCGGGAGGCGGGCGCCGAACCGGTCCTCGTCCGCGGGAACCACGACACGGTGCTGGAGACGGTGTGGGACGGCGACGTGTTCGACGAGTACGTCGTCGGGTCGGCGGGCGACGCCGGCGACTCGGGCGTCGTCGTCTGCCACGGCCACGCCGACCCCGAGGCGGACGCCTCGCTGTACGTCGTCGGCCACCTCCACCCGGCGATAACCATCGAGGGCCGCCGCCGGCCGTGTTATCTCTACGGCGACGCCGCCCACCGCGGCGCCGACGTGCTGGTCCTGCCGGCGTTCACCCGCCTCGCCGCGGGCGTGCCGGTCAACGGGATGCGCGGGGAGACGCGCTCACCGCTGGTCGACGACGTGGACGCCTTCCGACCACTCGTCTACGACGAGGACGCCGAGGAGACGCTGTCGTTCCCGCCGCTGGGAGAGTTCCGCCGGATGCTGTGA
- a CDS encoding NAD(P)/FAD-dependent oxidoreductase: protein MDGDSVVVAGAGLAGLVAARHLAEAGADVTVFERRPGVGGRVRTQERDGFTFDRGFQVLFTGYPAVRRELDLSALDMRYFSPGAVVARPGQRSTLSDPIRDPRAAVASLLNREVTTTDKLRTLALRQHVGSMDEAEIFDSADDSIRDYLREWGFSDGYVENFVAPFYGGITLDRSLATSKRVFEYTFKMLSEGEIGVPAEGIGAIPEQLAAAAREAGAEIATETGVEQVVDATETDADDGAGAATGRATGGVTVTAGGETVDADAALVATDPREARRLTGVDLIPTEARSSVTQYYRLPKGAKLGTRRKILLNAGDDAPNTVVPMSEVAPEYAPDDAELLNATFLGASALDRDASELATRTKATLASWYPDRSFADLEPLHTDRIEFAQFAQPPGVHDALPDYRAPGGRTYLAGDYTAWSSIQGAMRSGREAAAAILSDAE, encoded by the coding sequence ATGGACGGAGACAGCGTCGTCGTCGCCGGCGCGGGCCTCGCGGGCCTCGTCGCGGCGCGACACCTCGCCGAGGCAGGCGCGGACGTGACCGTGTTCGAGCGACGACCCGGCGTCGGCGGCCGCGTTCGGACGCAGGAGCGGGACGGCTTCACCTTCGACAGGGGATTCCAGGTGCTGTTCACCGGCTACCCCGCCGTGCGCCGCGAACTCGACCTGTCGGCGCTGGACATGCGCTACTTCTCGCCCGGTGCGGTCGTCGCCCGCCCCGGCCAGCGCTCGACGCTGTCGGACCCGATACGGGACCCGCGCGCCGCCGTCGCGTCGCTGTTGAACCGCGAGGTGACGACCACCGACAAACTCCGCACGCTGGCGCTCCGCCAGCACGTCGGGTCGATGGACGAGGCGGAGATATTCGACAGCGCGGACGACAGTATCCGCGACTACCTGCGCGAGTGGGGGTTCTCCGATGGGTACGTCGAGAACTTCGTCGCGCCGTTCTACGGCGGAATCACGCTGGACCGGTCGCTCGCCACCTCCAAGCGCGTCTTCGAGTACACCTTCAAGATGCTGAGCGAGGGCGAGATAGGCGTCCCCGCCGAGGGGATTGGCGCGATTCCCGAGCAGTTGGCCGCGGCGGCCCGCGAGGCGGGCGCGGAGATAGCCACCGAGACCGGCGTCGAGCAGGTCGTGGACGCGACCGAAACGGACGCCGACGACGGTGCGGGCGCCGCGACCGGCCGAGCGACCGGCGGCGTCACCGTCACCGCGGGCGGCGAGACGGTCGACGCCGACGCCGCCCTCGTCGCCACCGACCCGAGGGAGGCCCGACGGCTGACCGGCGTGGACCTGATTCCGACCGAGGCGCGCAGCAGCGTCACGCAGTACTACCGCCTCCCGAAGGGCGCGAAACTGGGGACGCGGAGGAAGATTCTGCTCAACGCCGGCGACGACGCGCCGAACACCGTCGTCCCGATGAGCGAGGTAGCGCCGGAGTACGCCCCCGACGACGCCGAACTCCTGAACGCGACGTTCCTCGGCGCGTCCGCGCTGGACCGCGACGCCTCGGAACTGGCGACGCGGACGAAGGCGACGCTTGCCTCGTGGTATCCCGACCGCTCGTTCGCCGACCTGGAACCGCTCCACACCGACCGCATCGAGTTCGCCCAGTTCGCTCAACCGCCGGGCGTCCACGACGCCCTCCCGGACTACCGCGCACCCGGCGGGCGGACGTACCTCGCGGGCGACTACACCGCGTGGTCGTCGATTCAGGGGGCGATGCGGAGCGGACGCGAGGCCGCGGCGGCGATTCTGTCCGACGCGGAGTGA
- a CDS encoding inorganic diphosphatase: protein MSSHEPTNLVDGVEQTDNFPQTATAVAAIEKGGQIKYEYRKDIPGFILDRALYSSVVYPGDYGFFTQTAGGDGDPLDFLALTEDGLFTGCIFDLRPVAVIRMNDTGEKDDKIIGVPADDPRFGHIEAREDIPEHQQNVIEEFFRTYKNLEPGDAEIVIEGWDSRDAAYDILKQGHQEWKRLQQGNGEGAAESSD, encoded by the coding sequence ATGAGCTCTCACGAACCCACGAACCTGGTCGACGGTGTCGAACAGACCGACAACTTCCCGCAGACGGCGACGGCCGTCGCCGCGATAGAGAAAGGCGGACAGATCAAGTACGAGTACCGAAAGGACATTCCGGGCTTCATACTCGACCGCGCGCTCTACAGTTCGGTCGTCTACCCGGGTGACTACGGCTTCTTCACGCAGACGGCCGGCGGCGACGGCGACCCGCTCGACTTCCTGGCGCTGACCGAGGACGGACTGTTCACGGGCTGCATCTTCGACCTTCGCCCGGTCGCGGTCATCCGGATGAACGATACGGGCGAGAAAGACGACAAGATAATCGGCGTGCCCGCCGACGACCCGCGGTTCGGGCACATCGAGGCGCGTGAGGACATCCCCGAACACCAGCAGAACGTCATCGAGGAGTTCTTCCGTACCTACAAGAACCTGGAACCCGGCGACGCAGAGATCGTGATCGAGGGCTGGGACTCGCGCGACGCCGCCTACGACATCCTCAAACAGGGCCACCAGGAGTGGAAGCGCCTCCAACAGGGGAACGGCGAGGGAGCGGCGGAGAGTAGCGACTGA
- a CDS encoding pyridoxal-phosphate dependent enzyme: protein MDTSEAFRGLECAETGERYDATATGESDAGAHLTPVYDFDAVDWGDGALSDRPTDTMWRYADLLPFASPLTADEGATPLVESAALADELGVGTLSVKDEGRNPTGTVLDRGLSPAVTDAREADAELVALAAAGNAGQSAASYAGMAGLRSYAFVPSRAPFSNKAMVNVHGGEMRVVGGRYPDAEDGLHEQLQSDWFTLQEFDNPYRHDGIKTLAFEVAESLDWTVPDAVVVPASTGEVVVGVAQGFRELRELGLVDAVPPLYAAQASGCAPIYAAHERGERDVEAWANPDTIVGELEIPDPKGGAAAVQAVEEAGGDVLAVDDDDILESAVVAAQTAGVEVGTAGGAAMAAAWRLAEEGVVDETDHVVVVNTESGTKTADILRSHLMGQGI, encoded by the coding sequence ATGGACACGAGCGAGGCGTTTCGCGGACTGGAGTGCGCCGAGACGGGCGAGCGATACGACGCGACGGCGACGGGCGAGAGCGACGCCGGCGCGCACCTGACGCCGGTGTACGACTTCGACGCCGTCGACTGGGGCGACGGCGCTCTCTCGGACCGGCCGACGGACACGATGTGGCGCTACGCGGACCTCCTGCCGTTCGCGTCCCCGCTGACGGCCGACGAGGGGGCGACGCCGTTGGTGGAGTCGGCGGCACTCGCCGACGAACTCGGCGTCGGGACGCTCTCGGTGAAGGACGAGGGGCGCAACCCGACGGGCACCGTCCTCGACAGGGGACTGTCGCCCGCCGTCACCGACGCGCGCGAGGCGGACGCCGAACTGGTCGCCCTCGCCGCCGCGGGGAACGCGGGACAGTCCGCGGCGTCGTACGCCGGGATGGCCGGGCTTCGCTCCTACGCGTTCGTCCCCTCCCGCGCGCCGTTCTCGAACAAGGCGATGGTGAACGTCCACGGCGGGGAGATGCGCGTCGTCGGCGGGCGGTACCCCGACGCCGAGGACGGACTACACGAGCAACTGCAGTCCGACTGGTTCACGCTGCAGGAGTTCGACAACCCGTACCGCCACGACGGTATCAAGACGCTGGCGTTCGAGGTGGCCGAGTCGCTGGACTGGACGGTGCCCGACGCCGTCGTCGTCCCGGCGAGTACGGGCGAAGTCGTCGTCGGCGTCGCGCAGGGCTTCCGCGAACTCCGTGAACTCGGCCTCGTCGACGCGGTGCCGCCGTTGTACGCCGCGCAGGCGTCCGGGTGTGCGCCCATCTACGCCGCCCACGAACGCGGCGAACGCGACGTCGAGGCGTGGGCGAACCCCGACACCATCGTCGGCGAGTTGGAGATTCCCGACCCGAAGGGCGGCGCCGCCGCCGTTCAGGCCGTCGAGGAGGCGGGCGGCGACGTCCTCGCCGTGGACGACGACGACATCCTCGAGAGCGCCGTCGTCGCCGCGCAGACGGCGGGCGTCGAAGTCGGCACCGCGGGCGGCGCGGCGATGGCCGCCGCGTGGCGACTCGCCGAGGAGGGCGTCGTGGACGAAACCGACCACGTGGTCGTCGTAAACACCGAGTCCGGGACGAAGACGGCAGATATCCTTCGAAGCCACCTGATGGGTCAAGGAATCTGA
- a CDS encoding metal-dependent transcriptional regulator — protein MLSDVMEDYLKAIYQIEATSGPPVSTSAIAEYLGKTPPTVTSMLGKLEERGLVEREKYKGVELTAEGETVALEVLRHHRLLESYLAEHLDYSWSEVHEEADALEHHISEEFERRVADALGNPTVDPHGDPIPSADLAPIEHDETDALTDHPVGDRVVVARVSDRDEEELEYLAAAGITPGTALEVVDVAPFGMVTVRTEGGDEQSLPDSVAASIRVKSLEDADAASDDGNGGNGEVQTT, from the coding sequence ATGTTGAGCGACGTGATGGAGGACTACCTCAAAGCCATCTACCAGATAGAGGCGACGTCCGGTCCCCCCGTCTCTACCTCGGCCATCGCGGAGTACCTCGGGAAGACGCCGCCCACGGTCACGAGCATGCTCGGGAAACTCGAAGAACGAGGGCTCGTCGAACGCGAGAAGTACAAGGGCGTCGAGTTGACCGCGGAGGGGGAGACGGTCGCCCTCGAGGTGTTGCGGCACCACCGCCTGCTCGAGTCCTACCTCGCCGAACACCTCGATTACTCGTGGAGCGAGGTCCACGAGGAGGCAGACGCCCTCGAACACCACATCTCCGAGGAGTTCGAACGCCGCGTGGCGGACGCACTCGGCAACCCGACCGTCGACCCCCACGGCGACCCGATTCCCTCCGCGGACCTCGCGCCCATCGAACACGACGAGACGGACGCCCTGACCGACCACCCCGTCGGTGACCGCGTGGTCGTCGCGCGGGTCAGCGACCGCGACGAGGAGGAGTTGGAGTACCTCGCGGCGGCCGGCATCACGCCCGGAACCGCGCTCGAAGTCGTGGACGTGGCCCCGTTCGGGATGGTCACCGTGCGGACCGAAGGCGGCGACGAACAGAGCCTCCCCGACTCGGTGGCCGCGTCCATCCGCGTGAAGTCGCTGGAGGACGCCGACGCCGCGAGTGACGACGGAAACGGCGGCAACGGGGAGGTGCAGACGACGTGA